The proteins below are encoded in one region of Diceros bicornis minor isolate mBicDic1 chromosome 14, mDicBic1.mat.cur, whole genome shotgun sequence:
- the LOC131413554 gene encoding uncharacterized protein LOC131413554 translates to MGNVCGCVRAEKEEQYLDPAKTPFSPEKHSPGRKYFRRKPIKQIVGDAESAEPNNENEGKKINFQLSKGQPALLSRGMAWEESISPNLTLEGGSQREKTEVGVDGVKQKLLPSAASSWSHHVNISPAYDSETEVKVSALDARISEKDSTPCCAKRKKLLDDVNTREITFQRKTDVFSLRKAASLSSIHYGAERSLEKSGFSEDPSKSYSNIQEKRNTERFCPQAIYHFQFEKKRCHSLCTDVSPASKDTNGNEVSEMWRLSLRCK, encoded by the coding sequence ATGGGGAATGTCTGTGGATGTGTACGAGCTGAGAAGGAAGAACAGTATTTAGATCCTGCCAAAACTCCTTTCAGCCCTGAAAAACATTCTCCcggaagaaaatatttcagaagaaaaCCGATCAAGCAAATTGTAGGTGATGCGGAGTCAGCAGAGCCAAACAATGAAAACGAAGGCAAGAAAATCAACTTTCAGCTCTCCAAAGGACAGCCAGCTCTTTTATCCAGGGGCATGGCATGGGAGGAATCTATTAGCCCAAACCTCACCCTGGAAGGTGGTAGTCAGCGAGAGAAGACAGAAGTGGGAGTTGACGGTGTTAAACAGAAACTTCTGCCGAGTGCTGCGAGCAGTTGGTCTCACCATGTGAACATTTCTCCTGCTTATGACAGTGAAACAGAAGTAAAAGTTAGTGCATTGGATGCAAGGATTTCAGAAAAAGACAGCACTCCATGTTGTGCAAAGAGGAAGAAACTTTTAGATGATGTCAACACAAGAGAAATAACATTCCAAAGAAAAACTGATGTTTTTTCTTTACGAAAGGCAGCCAGCTTGAGTTCCATTCACTATGGTGCAGAGAGATCACTTGAAAAAAGTGGGTTTTCTGAAGACCCATCAAAAAGTTATAGCAATATTCAAGAAAAGCGAAATACTGAGAGATTTTGCCCTCAGGCAATATACCATTTTCAGTTTGAAAAAAAGAGATGTCACTCCCTCTGTACTGATGTGTCCCCTGCTTCCAAGGACACAAATGGGAATGAGGTAAGTGAAATGTGGAGAC